One Ranitomeya variabilis isolate aRanVar5 chromosome 4, aRanVar5.hap1, whole genome shotgun sequence genomic window, ATTAGTATCTGCCACCTGTGAAAGCGTATTTATAATATCAACTTAAACTGATCTCGTATCTTGTGTATTACAGAATTTGCTTTGTACAAGTCCCTACCCTATCAGTCCCTGTCTGTGGACACCTTCACTTACATGAACGATGAGTATGTGGTCATTGCTCAACCATTTACTGGCAAATGTGTCTTTTTGGAGTGGGATCATGTGGAAATGTCTTTCAGGAACTATGACAACATCACAGGTATTATTGACAACCAGCTCTTGATGAAAAAAATCTAAGTGTTCATCATATGTCTCTAATTAATTCTGTGTTATTTTAGGCACATCAACCGTGGTCTGCAAACCTATAGTCATCGAGAAGCAGCTCTATGTCATAGTGGCCCAATTGTTTGGTGGCTCTCATATTTACAAGAGAGATATTTTTGCAAACAAATTCATAAAAATTCAAGACATTGAAGTGATTAAGATCCGAAAACCCAATGACATTGAGACTTTCCGGATAGATGACAACTGGTATTTTGTGGTTGCTGATAGCTCGAAAGCTGGTTGCACAACCATCTACAAGTGGAACGGAAATGGATTTTATTCCCACCAGTCTGTACATATGTGGTATCGAGATACGGATGTGGAATACCTAGAGATTGCCAACAAGCCACATCTCATTCTATCTAGCAGCTCGCAACGCCCGATTATTTACCAGTGGAACAAGAAATACAACAACTTCTCAAAGCATGCGGAGATACCAGACACGGAGGACGTGTATGCCGTGAAACACTTTTCAGCCAAGGATGATGTCTACCTCTGCCTTACCCGATTCATTGGAGATTCCAGGGTTATCAAATGGGAAGGAGGCTCAGTAATTTCTGATATCCAAAGGATGCCTTCTCGTGGGTCAATGGTCTTCCAGCCTTTAGAGATCAACAACCACAAATATGCTATCCTGGGAAGTGATTATTCCTTCACCCAGGTTTTTCATTGGGATGTGGAGAAAGGAAAATTTGTGAAATTTCAAGAGTTAAACATCCAAGCCCCCAGGTCTTTCACACATGTGTCTATAGACAAACACGACTTCATGTTTGCTTCAAGTTTTAAGGGGGCCACACAAATATATGAACATGTTATAATTGACCTGAGTGCATGACCATTGAAAATCGAATGCATTAAAGACTTTTTAACCTGGACAGTATGAACTAAATGCATGATAACCCTATCTCTTGACATAATTCTGGATGACTGGCTTCAGAAGCTAGGAAGGCCAGAACAGAAGCATTGCTTGTTTCTCCCTCATTAATTTGTCATGTATAGTGGTTTTGAAAGTTGtactttttctataaaaaaaaatacctACAAAATCTTGATAGTTGACTGGCCTTTCCATTAACAGTTTGTACATATTTGTGCATATGGCATATGTCCATCtgaaaagagatatatatatataaaaaagttacttttccgtttatttattcacCTGTTGGAGAGAAAACTGCCAAATAAAATGTTTACATTTTGTGTCTTCCATGTTACATATTCATTTGCCTGAATTATAGGAAAGCTTGGAAAGAGATGTATTGGAACTCATACCCACTCCCCACATTACTTCCACTGTTCCTCTCTTATTCTCTTTGCATTTTTTCACCAGAGAAGATATACGTAAAACAGGGGTGGGTAATAAATTTTCCCAGGGGGCCACGAGAGATactatgactgttgtggagggccgaactaatagtctgaaattaattctgctcaatattaatatactaattataattattttatattaattgtttcaattaatattgagcaaaattaagtatgctgacacctccTATATACAGCAGGAATCCACACACAGCCCCCATATAGTTCAATATACAGTCCCCTATATTC contains:
- the LGI1 gene encoding leucine-rich glioma-inactivated protein 1 isoform X2, with amino-acid sequence MTWRMGIGTRIHRRFALFYCITITLLLISEIEGRKPSKSKCPTWCTCTKDNALCENAKTIPRTFLPDVISLSFVRSEFTEIPEGSFSHIPSLQLLFIENNKIKSISRNAFRGLKSLIHLSLANNNLQSLPKDVFKGLDSLTNVDLRGNSFHCDCKLKWLVEWLGKTNATVEQIYCESPPEYKGRKINNLSAKDFDCITTEFALYKSLPYQSLSVDTFTYMNDEYVVIAQPFTGKCVFLEWDHVEMSFRNYDNITGTSTVVCKPIVIEKQLYVIVAQLFGGSHIYKRDIFANKFIKIQDIEVIKIRKPNDIETFRIDDNWYFVVADSSKAGCTTIYKWNGNGFYSHQSVHMWYRDTDVEYLEIANKPHLILSSSSQRPIIYQWNKKYNNFSKHAEIPDTEDVYAVKHFSAKDDVYLCLTRFIGDSRVIKWEGGSVISDIQRMPSRGSMVFQPLEINNHKYAILGSDYSFTQVFHWDVEKGKFVKFQELNIQAPRSFTHVSIDKHDFMFASSFKGATQIYEHVIIDLSA
- the LGI1 gene encoding leucine-rich glioma-inactivated protein 1 isoform X1, which codes for MTWRMGIGTRIHRRFALFYCITITLLLISEIEGRKPSKSKCPTWCTCTKDNALCENAKTIPRTFLPDVISLSFVRSEFTEIPEGSFSHIPSLQLLLFTSNTFDAISDDAFTGLPHLEYLFIENNKIKSISRNAFRGLKSLIHLSLANNNLQSLPKDVFKGLDSLTNVDLRGNSFHCDCKLKWLVEWLGKTNATVEQIYCESPPEYKGRKINNLSAKDFDCITTEFALYKSLPYQSLSVDTFTYMNDEYVVIAQPFTGKCVFLEWDHVEMSFRNYDNITGTSTVVCKPIVIEKQLYVIVAQLFGGSHIYKRDIFANKFIKIQDIEVIKIRKPNDIETFRIDDNWYFVVADSSKAGCTTIYKWNGNGFYSHQSVHMWYRDTDVEYLEIANKPHLILSSSSQRPIIYQWNKKYNNFSKHAEIPDTEDVYAVKHFSAKDDVYLCLTRFIGDSRVIKWEGGSVISDIQRMPSRGSMVFQPLEINNHKYAILGSDYSFTQVFHWDVEKGKFVKFQELNIQAPRSFTHVSIDKHDFMFASSFKGATQIYEHVIIDLSA